In the genome of Sardina pilchardus chromosome 17, fSarPil1.1, whole genome shotgun sequence, the window AGAACATCTTTTTGTGTTGGTAGCTGCCAAGGCTGGCTGCAAAGCATTGACCTGATGTCTGACATCCAGGGTCAGCCAGTGCAGAGCGATATGGATCACCAAGTGGCTGTCCGAGTGTTCTCTGTCCAGCAGCACAAATGAGTGtgagtgggggaaaacatgcagGAGCATGAAAGCACTAAATGTGTCCAGCCCCAGCagtgggttgttgttgttgtgaatcGAGCAACACAGGGCGCAGTGGCTCATCTCCCTGACAGACAAGCGAAGTTTGCAGGGTATGTGCAGGGAGTCTGCCACCGGAGAGTGTTGTGCAGTGGGTCGTCTCCCTCGATGTGCCACACACAAGTGTTAGGATATTTCCACCAGAACCTGCGTGTTCAGCCACCATTCCATCTGGTATAGGCGACAGAAGATCCCCACCGATGTTGTCTGCACCAGACAAATGAATTGCATAAAGTGATGACAGATATGTGCTGCCCCTGCCTCCTCACCAGGTGGCAAAGCTGCAGAGAGTGTAGCCCACCTGGGcactggatgtacagtacactgccaTCCATCGCTGTGTTGTCTGTCTTGATTAAAACAGGACAACTGGTCGGCCGGGGCGGAAGGCTTTCAGGGTGAGAAACACAGAGTACAGGTGTGGGAGTTGTATGTGGGAGCGGCCAACTCCAATAACAGAGAACGTCACATCTTGTTTTCCATTTGTACAATAGCTCCATCTGTCATTTAATTTAGATCTTTAGTCTGAAGATTTTTTATTGTATACCATAACATTGACATGGAATAGTTGACATGAATACAACAGTTTTTGAAGCACTTAAATAGACTTTGGATGTAACAAATACAATATATTTGATATCTGCCAGATGTTAATTACCCCTGAATATGACATGTCATTTAATATTCtcaactattacattttaacatTCAGTACAATACAGAGACACGTGTTCTGTTCAAGAGTCATTTGGGTTAAAGCACTTATTTACACCACACCATGGGCCATCAGTATGGGCTTGCAAAACCATAATCATCAGACAATTTACACTATTTTAAATGGGCACCATCACTGGATCATGCCTCTGTCTGCGTTCATTACCAGATCTGTTTGTAGTTGCAGTCAATGTCAATGGCTCAGAGAGTAATCCCTTCAACAATGCCATATTTAATCAGACAGATGTGTTCACAATGAGACAAAAGAGTGTTTGGCTACTCACAGTTCGAACAatcatcattaaaatgaagatacagtatatctgtacattacatacacatagtacagtacagtaaggatttttttttttaatttgcacGACATGTTCACATATTTTATGCCTCTGGGCCATGATGTCAACAGTATTCTTGAGTGTACCTCAAACGATCACTGAAAAAGGTTTGAGAATATATTACAAGGCAAGCAGCATCATTTTTGTGTTCAGTCATATTGACTAAGGCATAATTTAAGTGGTTTTCCACAGTGACCCAATGTATGTGaaggtttttattttattatgatTTTATCCCTGGTGGAGAGCTACAGGCTTCATGTCCGGCAGCAGAGGAGTTTGTGAAAGACATTCCTGAACTCTGCGTTGAAGGCGGTGTATATGATGGGGTTGACTGCGCTGTTGACGTAACCCAGCCATGTCACCACACTGATCAGAGAGGGCTCAATTCTGCAGGACAGGCAGAGGACATTGGTGACATGAACCACAAAGAAAGGGGTCCAGCAGGCCAGGAACACACCTGTCAGGAGACAGATTGGGGACACTGATTAAGGATacagttcaacatttctgcaaAAGGACAGGTATGTGTTGTCACCAAATGTTGCAAATGTCATTGCACAGTGCAAACATTCAcatacgcataaacacacagtcaTTATTTCTCAATTATGTGGTGCTGATAGACATGTGAttatttaaattatgaaatattATTGATAAATATGCTGGCATAAATGGATTAAATAAAACTGATCACTGATGAAGATCTAGATAAACAGCAGCACCTTTTGGAAGTATGTATTGGTATTGAATTTTAGGATCAGTGGAGTGTTCAGCTACATGTATGCTCATTTCTTCTCTACTTTACTACAAGCTTCAAGTCTCAGTGGCACATACAAACaagcactttctttctctctctctccctctctctctctctctctctttctttcagtctttctatacacctctgtgtgtatctttggtacacacacacaatcacacagagagCTTCATGGCTATTAGTCAAGCACAGCAGGACATAGAAAGCTGTTATTTCATGAAATGCATCTCTGCTTGTGTTCTGATTCATTTACTGAGCTATTTGTACATTGTTTTTTTCACTAATGCACAGTAGATTGCATTATACACTAAGGCCATCACCAtcattcatctctcctctcacattGGCTTGTCAAATACAAATATAAATAGTTAATGTCATGTTAATTTCCCACTGATTCTGATTTTGTGTACTATAAATGTAGGCCACAGTCCTCAACTGGGGCAAAAGATTGTTGCTATTTGAacttaacagccaatccaatttCAGCCTTCTCTTCAGTGCTCCTGAACTCACTGATTGAGTAGAATGTATGACCGTTCATGACTCCATGTTTAATGTGTTTTGTTACGGTGTTAACGTACCTACAACCACGGGCAGCACCTTCATGGCCTTGCGCTCACGTCCACTCACACGGCTACTCTTACTGTGGCGGCGTGAGCGGTGGGAGCCGTGGTTCTTTGCGAGCCCATTGACCCTAGGTCCACTCGCATTAAGAGGTCTCTCCATGGGTTCAGCGTCCGACACACTGTCCATTTGAGTGGTCATGGGCTCACTGTCCGTCCCCAAAGGCAGCTGATTCTCGTCCGTGGTCAAGGTCAGTGGGCTGATGGGGCTCAGAGGGCTGGCTGGTGTGGTGGTGTCGGGGGAGGCTGGAGTTTCAGCTGTGGCAGAGATGACGGGTGTAGCAGGTGTTGTAGACAGTGAGTTGGGGTTGTGGCCCCCCGGCACGAGGTACACCCCCTTGTCCCGTGCCTGGCCCTTGTCTCTCTGCAGCGCCATGCCCAGCCGCAGGGACAGGCTCTGGGGGCCCCTCGCCGGCCGTCTGAAGTGGGAGCGACTGCGGCCTGAACTCCAGCGCCGCAGCCCCCGGAACATCCAGTAGTACAGGAAGAGCATGACGGGGCAGGGCACGAAGAAGGAGCAGATGGACGAGTAGACCACAAAGCGGTCATCCTCCAGCTTACACACGTGCTTGTTCCTGCCCGGCACCCGGTTCAGTCCAAATATGACCGGGCTGGCCACAGTCAAGGACAGGAACCACGTGGCTCCGATCAGAACTAGCTGTCGCATGCTAAACTGGTTTCTGTTGTACTTTAGGGGTACCACAACAGCAATGTACCTGAGGAACAACAACAAATGAAGTTGCTATAATTCACCATTCTACAAACCACAAAGCTATTTTAAATCACAGACCCCGGAACTAGCTTAAAATAGTTAaaacatctttttttaaaaaaaacaataacctAAAATATGGTTAGCAGTATGGTAAGCAACAATATAGTCTCCCTAAAATAGACAGTTGTTCTTGACAGTaatgtttcatttttaaatttCAGTACTTTTGCATTTCCTCACTTTTACTTTGCAAGGACACACAAAGCTGGTGTGAGGTAGTACAAAACCTGTTGTGACTGTTGTTGTGAGAGAATACAAAGAAATAGTTAGAGAATGCAAAAGTAGCTCATAGCCCTCTGGGGGCTTAGTACATCCCCACTCTTGAAGGAGGACATTTTTTATGTCGATGTTATGTTTTAAAAGGATTTGAATATTTCACAACTTCGTCAAAAGATGACGTCAGTCTGTACAGATTAACTGCACGTGCTCAGATGCTTTGAGATGGGAGGTGAGACCACAGCACTAGAATATGCAGAACAGCCTCATTTCATCACATGAAAATTTCATGATCATTTCAACAGTGACTTAGATGAGCTAAATTTATTACAATGCAGTCACTGATTTGTTATATCCGAATTAGCCCGTGCAGGTGAAAAGGGGAGAaaacatagaaagagagattatAAACCAACCAACTAGATTCAGTttggttcagttcagtttaatcCCTACAATTCAGAAAGTGACATTAAAAATGTTATTGTTCCGATAGATAAAAATAGTgttgtttaattgtttgttgTACAGTAATGAATCTTTCGCAAAGCTGTTATATTTTATCCATTTGTTTTATCTGTTTCATGTTTAGAACACCATGTTGTGTCTTGGTGCGCTTTCAGTGTATCATCAAGTGTCTCTCAGCAACAGCAGTCTGTAGGGAAGGGAAGTCTCAATTACCCCTCTCCGTTGGGCATTATCTGTGAATGTGCCTATAATCCAGACAGCAAGTCAGGGATGTGGCCTTTGCTAAAGTCTTTATGGCGCTTATCAAATACAATAAGCCTGTTTACGATATGTTCTGTGTTTCAGGACTAAGAGGAGGAGTCCGTCTCACCTGTCCACGCTGATGGCACAGAGGTTGAGGATGGAGGCTGTGCACAGCATGACGTCCATAGTCATCAGCGCATCGCAGATAGACATGCTCAGCGTCCACATGCCCCCGAGAAACTTCATCAAGACACAAAAGCACACGGTCAGTATCTGATCACATTAAGCAGCCCATTTCCTTAATCATGGTACACGGTTTCTAAGCTataacattttttgtcacacacatcaagcatctcctcatgatccgctagctgcctGGTCAAACATGGCAACGACAACAGCcaggtccagcctggaccatgagaaacataacaaacagttccagccaatcactAACAAGATGCACGGTCTGTCATGTCAGTTTCAATTGCATGGGACAGAgcgaggtgggggaggggcgaGCCAGCTCTCTGTTTGGTTTGAAACGTGAAATGTCTGTTCCTTGAACACATTACAATAGCTCAGTTTTTAAGCCAGAATCATTTTGATATGCACGCTATGCTTTAAAACAGGACAATGTCCTCTAGATTTGTACATTTTGGAGAGCTGAATTCGTAATTGGTTGATCTGGGAATGGACATTCAGGACTGCCATGAGGAGGGACTTCATAAAGTAATAAAGGAGCAGTGGaatggagagggaaggggatGAGAGGCCACTGAGTGTGTTGGAATCACCATGAAGAAATGAGAGGGTCATAAAAGCAGAGGGCCAAATGACAGCGCGGGTTATGAGATGTCCTCAAGAGCAGAGCTAGTGCACTCAGCGTGATTGCATGcccgtgatgtgtgtgtgtgtgtgtgtgtgtgtgtgtgtgtgtgtgtgtgtgtgtgtgtgtgtgtgtgtgtgtgcgtgcgaatgtgtgtgagatCGCTGGGGAGAGCTCACCTCGGAGTAGACGTACAGCGGCAGGACCAGCACGGCCAGCAAGAGGTCGGCCACCGCCAGGCTCACGATGAAGTAATTGGTGGCGGTTTTCAGGGACCTCTCGGTGAGCACGCTCAGACACACCAGAACGTTCCCCAGGATAATGATGAGGATGAGCGGCACCCCACACACCAGCGCCAGGTAATTGTACCCCCCGGGCGGCACGTACTCTGCCCAAGGGGTAGCGCTGGGCGTCAAATTAACCATGCTGGCGCCCCGGACACCAAGCGCTGGTCTGTGGTTAACATCTGTGGAGGTCGTTATTGGAACAGATGGATGATTAAATTAATTGCCATTGCATGTAAGATTATGGGCTGGCCTCAGAGAGGCCGTAAAGGAATACTGAAAGAGATTCTTACCGTGTGAAAACCAGACACAGCATCAAGTGCAGCTTGTCAGCACTGGGGTGGGTTGGAACTGACTGGTGGAGAGTAGGAACATATGGCATCCATATTCTATCCTTGAAAGCCTCTCTGGTCACGATAAGAGAGGTCACGCATCCATGgattggggggaaaaaatacacCTTACAATTACAAACAATTTTGTTCCTGCCCCACATTGAAGAATATAAAGTGTTGAGCTCAACGGTTGCCAGTGAGCGATGACCAATGCTTTTAGTGGTGTGTCATCCTGTCACTTGTTAAATATGGTCATTTATTGTTTTGTaatcatcctgtgtgtgtgtgtgtgtgtgtgtgtgtgtgttggccctgAGAGCTATGAGAGGCAGATCAGAGAGGAGCAGTGTCTGTCTGATCATTTGAAATTCTCTCCTTTACAATGGAGGTTAACGTTGCCATGACACCAAACCTGTGCTTgtaggagagaaaggaaagcaCTTGTAGACATGCAGATTAAAATACATCATAAAATACATCTTCATCCTTGAATCTTTCCCCTTTTACTGGGAGGGAGCAGCAAGCACACACGTCATATTaagaaataaaatcaaaaagACTTTCTATTCCTCATTTGTAAGCAGAACTGACGTCAGCCAAAATCACAGGAAACTCACTGACCTCTTACAAGCACATGACTGTAGGCTATTGGCTTTCTCTTTAATCAAAATAAATTGTTCAAGCCAtaaaacagggttttttttcctgtttgtcAGTGTTGTGGATATTCTCTATTTGTGCTGATGAACGTATTGGTAGGGCTGAGGTGTCTGGAGAGATAGTTTTGCTGCAGGACACCCCAGAGATTTATCATGTAGATTTTAATTGAAATCTGACAGGGGGTTTGGGATGACTCCTTAATCCCCTGCtgttagagacacacacacacacacacacacacacacacacacacacacacacacacacacacacacacacacacacacacacacgtacacacgtacacacgtacagagagggagagggagagagagttgcacATAGAGGCCTACAGCTTGTATATCATACTCATGTGAGGCATAATCCATCTGTGCAGTGCGAGTACCCACTGTTCTGCTGTAAATGTCAGCCCAGGCAGGAGATCGCTACTTAATGGTTCCAGCAGCAAGGGGACATTTGAGAGATGTGCTGCAAGTTTGTTGAACTTTATCAGATAAGATTTGACCATCTGACAAGCAAAAGAAGAGATGCCCGGCCACACACCTCTAACTCATCTGGAATGATTCGATCTCGGCTACAAATTGCATTTCCCTGCCTCAACCATAAAATTCATTCATCTAGTTGATAAGGGGAATTGAAACAGGAAGGCATTAAACCACATTTTAAATGCcacagctttaaaaaaaaaaaaaaaaaaactcacttgCTGTTTTTGATGGGGTTTTTAAGTTAACCCATTTCAAAGCTTTGAGAGGGCTTTGGTGAAAAAAGATATTTGGAAACACATTTGAAGTTTGACCAGCTGTGTTTAATGCAAAATAGCTCCATGGCCTCAGTTCCTCTCAGTTCCTCTATTCattctctttttccttttctctggcAGTCAAGACGCTGACATTATGGTCTCCGCCTTCTGTAATATGTGGCTTCCTGATGAAGTGTTTCTTCTGGGCTGCTGTTCATTAATTATAGTCAGGAGAGTGTCAGCTGAGGCCCATTCCTCCTCATGGGAACAATGACTAGTGATCAGGGTAATTACAGAGCCCTTCCTCTTATTACAGGGGGCGCTAGCCAGTGCCCAAAAGGACTACTTACAGTAGATTTCAGAACTGTATCAATGGAGAGACGCCTCCATGAGCCCAGACTTCATTAGGTTTGAGGCAGATCAactggacagtgtgtgtattgatTGGAGCAGGACACATCTCACTGTTTGATCTGATTAGAGGACCTTATAATGTTTTCCCACACGGTTCCTTCACTGACCTTCACTCACTTGTTCACCAGCTCATTTCAAACTGTGTGCATTGAATCATCAGAGGACCTGCATCTCACCTCATCTCTATCAGAAGGTTCCTCCAAAGCAGGTgcctctgagctgtgtgtgtgtgtgtgtgtgtgtgtgtgtgtgcaggtgtgcaggtgtgcaggtgtgcaggtgtgcatgtgtgtatgtgtgtgtgagtgtgtggatggtgCACTGTGACATCTCCTTTGTGTCTCTTTATGCCGTTTCCCAAGATTCAATTCAACCTGTCACCAGTATAGGGCCAGAGTAGGATGGGGAATACATTTGCTTCGACAATAGATCAAGTCAAGGTGAAGAAATGAGAAAATTAGCTTTAGAGATCCCAGAGGAaagtcaaattcaaaatgagattctattctattcttgtaTTTCTCCATCATTCAAACTCTAATCTAATTCAATGTCAAGTTGTTTTCCTTCTCAATCTATTGCTATTTCTCCTTATTTCTCTTAACACATGAGAAACAGGTATCTCAATAATGGATGTTCACTTCCTGGATTTTGGaatgaatgtgtcataaacaaaatctgttaaaaaaaaaaggaatttgtttgtgtttgcgcaAGGAAGGACAAATCAGTAATTTTGTCAGTTGTGAACCATCAGATTTAATTTGACATAAAAAAGCCCACATGCAGTGTCTTTGTCACTCTGGTATGGCGTACTGCATACGAGTGCGAGTCATGCGAGTGCCATGATTCTAACAGTGCTGCTCTGGTGCCTAGAGTGCAGTTTGGACTGGACCCAGCTGGACACTCTAGCATCATAAGAAAAAGCCAAAGCAGCAATACTGGAAGAGTCTAGTGCAAGTGTTGCTGGTGTGGGAGTATATATTGTGCCATTTTCAGTGTTTGTCTTTGATAAGACATTGATCTCGTTCTGCATTAACTGAACCTTAACATGTACCGGTATTGATAGTCATGGGCAATTGAGAAAGAGGATGATTACTGTTTGATCAAGTGGAATGGCCGCAGATATTGCTTTGTGCATGATTCCTAGGCAACAATTGGTGAGACAAATGGGCTTGGATGGACATAAAGCAAAAtgctatgtttatttgtgtatttgcgtCATACGTAGTTTAcacatgaaagcacacacaaatagtcGTGTTGTGATTTCAATCTGCCAGTAATTTCATGTTCATCTGTATCTGTGCACCATGCATAAAATAGATTTGCTGTGCTTCTGGTGTTCTGTGCGAGCGTATTGGCTGGTGGTCTTGTTCATATGGCAGCTGTGTCATCATGGCCTTGAAGAAGTGACAGCATCTCCTGCTGATCCTCTTGGCTTTTTCTCCATTCACCCTTTTCAGCAGCTCTAAGATGTCTTGTGGGGGCACATTGCTTATTACCACACGGCACCGTTGAGCCCATTTCCTTTTTCTCACCTCCAGTTCCACTGCAAGCTCTCTCAGTTCAccctctcccctgttctgtgtctccaggtgtgtggcCTTATGTCCCTCTATTCCAATGctccttttctgtctttctggcACTTCAGCGTTAAGTTGTCACTCCTCTTCCTGTCTAATCTGCGCTGCTGCCCTTTGTTGTGTCTCAGTAGCCAGAGCTCCCACTGTGTGGCCGCCGGTCCTGTCTGCCTGAATGAGCACTCATGCTCTGGCCTGCGCTCACAGCAGTCCGCCTAGCCATGGCACTCAGACCagccaacgcacacacacacacaagcctccaAAACAGGTGTACTTCCTGGActagtacacactacacacacgctcacactcacactcacactcacactctctctctcacactcacactcacacacacacacacacacacacacacacacacacacacacacacacacacacacacacacacacacacacacacacacacacacactcactcgcattACACATACCTCAGGGACCAAGTTACTCCATATTGCTCTCGTACACCACAGAGAACACTTAACGCACTGTGAACCCAGGTACAGGATCAGGACAAACCTTCACAAACACAACTGGGTGTCACACTACAAAACGTCTGTATCATGTCTTGATTAACAAGGTCCATTTTGCATGCATATGCTTTAAACTGGGGTCACTGTTTAAGACACACTTCAAGTATGTTCTTAAGTTGGCAATGATTGTCTGAGACACTAAAAAAAGAATATGAAATACAGTTTGTGACCCAGGTGTAACTGATCAATCAGAAGCTCAAAGAGTGAACACAACAATGAATAAATCACAGCGTTGGGCCCCCAGCGCTCCACATATAGCACAGGATGAGGGAGCCCTCCTCCCAGTGCTCTTGAGATGCTAAATAATTGTGCACATCACGTACACAATGGAAAGCttgcaggggagtgtgtgtgcgtgcgtgtgtgtctgtgtgtgtgtgtgtttgcacaggaTGGGGGAGGTCGCTGTATTACGGAGATGGGTGCCCACTGTTGGTTGGGGAACCATAGCAACAAACCCATAGATGGTGTACCAGATGGTCACGAGGCCTTAATCACTTCAGTTTTTACGCAGAGTTCCAAACTAACGGTGTCTAATTGGCTCGTGTGGTGgcatgagagggaaagagggagctCCACCAACACAAGGTCAGGAGGTCATGCTCTATGGCCAACTAAGTAGCATCAGTATTATTCAATGAGGAGCCTGGCTGCTGCACAGTGTGCCAaaattgtgtgtttgcctgttgtTGACTCTAATGCTGTGCTGTTGTCACAAACTGGGCCaacaattaaatagtttaattaCTACACTTGCTTTTAAGTGATAAGTGTGTGATATGGCTCCAATTCTATTATGGTCCAAAAGTTGATCTATTATACATTCATAGGTCTTGTTTTAATCAGGTGAAAATGTGTGATATGCATGGTGCACCAATCATCTTCATCCATAACATGACAACGTCATTGAATGATTCAGTAATTGTAATGAGAAAGATAACACAGCTGCTGcgctatgtgtgagtgtgcgctatGAACTAAAAGTGTACAGTATTGATCACTTGCCACCTGTTACACCATTTTGTCTCGCCAAGCCACCTGTGAATTTATTGGACTCTCTTTATTGGTCTGGCAGACTTGATTCCTTCAAGATTCAATGAACTGATATTTCGGTCCAAATGAAATATTCAGCTCATGACCAGCTGTGAGGGACTAGACTAACAGCTGTTACTGAGaatgagaaagggaaaaaaggacaTGACGTAAAATAAAGTGGAACGCATTTGTGTACACCTCATGGTCAATTCCTGGCCAGAGGAATGACTCCATGGTCATTCAGAGCACACACTATTTAAATAACTTACCAATAATTGGAAATTGCCTTGGTGAATAAACAACGGTAGggcctggccaataaagctgattgtTTTTATTGACCTTTCCTCTGTATGCTGGAATGGTGTGATCTCACTGCTATATTTTAGTAGGTCTATTTATTATCCCCTCTATGCACAACTCTGATATCATCATTCAAATGGCATGGGACATGTTGTACAACAGACACTCACACCGCTACACAGATTATTCACAATCACCACACTTGCTTCATTATTGCCGGTGAAATGTTTAGCATTTTTCACATTCTTCACAATttttacaaagaaaaaaaacttgttgatgttgatgattttaatttcattagaataaatagataaacaaatagaTTTTAAAAAGTTAAATCTACTTACCAAAGATGCTGATCTGTCAGGGTGGAGCTTTTGGAAGCGCAACTTGGCCGTGAAAATCTCCATGGAGTCCTGATCATGATGGGTAACCCCAGTCCAGCAAAAGCAGCTGCTCAGAGGTCAGTGTGGCACAGCTCCACACCGCTGACTTCTCTGTAAATGCTGCGTCAGGGACATTAAATCcttctctgtcctcttctcACGTACATCTGCTCCTGGTTTGCGTGGAGCTTGTCACAGCGGTGTGAGTCGGAAACTTTCTCTGCTCCTGCTGCCACTCACCTCTCCTGCTGCCATGCtgccttcatctcctcctcctctcaaacGCACGTTTGTGTGAGCACTGCCTCTCGCTCAGCTCCCTCTCGCCctctatgctctctctctctctctctctttctctcaacctctttcttttttctctctccctccctccctttttgtctctttcactcccttccATTCTCTACACAGGTAATTACTTATTACACAAATCtaaattctgattggctgacagcTGGATGCTGCTGCCCCTCCCCCTTCTTCTTGCTCTTTTACCAGAACAGCTGCTAACCAATCACAGACTTCAAATCTACCTTGACCCCACCCCTTCTTctaaacacaaacaaccatacaattcacacacagtttacttctttatttgtatccaCAATTAAGAATAAATATCACATAAGGATACAAATTTGACAGATGCAATAATTGCTCAGACAAGATTCAGTCATGTGGTTCTGCTGACAACAATCAAgctcagtacagcagtgttaagggtatacacaacacctccttctccAAATGTGGCGACTTTCAATAATGGAAGAAATTGAACAGTACTTAGAgagttgttttgcttttacttTTGTAAATCCCACCATCCTGAGTCCTCTAGTGACAAGCTTATGTACATGGCCCAAACTTCCAAATACTGTATGAGCACAACATATTGGcatttacagtatatccaaAACTAGCTTTCACAAGCTGGCTTCCTCAAGACATGGGTCAAAACAACATCCTACTTCCAGTATGAATACACTCTCATTGCTCTCATCAGTGGCAGTAATATCAGGTCGGGTGACATCAGTATCAAACACAGGCATCTCCACATGACACAAAGAGAACATTTGGGGCTTATCAAAGCAGTTAGTGTATTGACACAGTAAGTGAGAAGATGGAAGGTATACTTTTTGATATAATGTCCACAATCCTGTCATGTCAGGATATATACATGTTTTATAGAAATTGCAACCATTCAATATATGTGACATGGATTCTATAAACTGTTCTTGCCCATGGTGAATGCACAAGGGTGAGTGTGAGTCAGGGTACCAGACAGATTAAACTTGGTAGGTAATACCTGAAGCTTTAACTGTAAAAATCGGTATACGAAGGATATTGTGAGACACAGAGTGGTCTGCTGAGGGAATGCAGGCTAGCTTTCCCTGTAGTCTGAGTCCAGTCCAGTGTTGCTGGCGCTGTCAATGCTTAACTGACAGCAGGGAAGCACGACtgcacacaggagtgtgtactGAAGACTGCCTTCCAGTAATGTTGCGCTCACGGTGATGTTTTTTGTCTTTGATAAGAGTCTGAAGGGACAGCGTATGTGGCATCTGTTTGAGACCACTGCAGGTTGGCGCCCGtccagtggcggttctagactgaattccCCGGGGGAGATCCCCCACAAGCAGAACAGAGAACAATATTCACTATATAACTAATATTACAACTAACAAATATTCACTATGTACACATAAACTGGCAAATATATAACTTACAATCATGGCAAAAGACTGCTTACAGCACTGCCAAATGACAATGAGGCAATTATGCattgtagcacacatgacgattatcatatttttttactgcattgcaatgaacaaagtaggctaaaggcaaacaaatgtggatgcaatatgagtcttgaattggataccatacaggagtttgctaggatctcaaaaccatattatgaacgtgccttgccatagagaaacacatgataacgttggattatgaacataggctattatgccacacaaaaacatggggtaagtggagctaaattaagttattattttgctgtcacttcgtctgttgtatggcctagaaggttgtagcctatttggtatctgtggatatctctagctctagctctcctctttcatctgccatgcgtgccatatctttctgactgatttcacgagtaaatcaaacgagagta includes:
- the drd4-rs gene encoding dopamine receptor D4 related sequence isoform X3; this encodes MLDFLGGMWTLSMSICDALMTMDVMLCTASILNLCAISVDRYIAVVVPLKYNRNQFSMRQLVLIGATWFLSLTVASPVIFGLNRVPGRNKHVCKLEDDRFVVYSSICSFFVPCPVMLFLYYWMFRGLRRWSSGRSRSHFRRPARGPQSLSLRLGMALQRDKGQARDKGVYLVPGGHNPNSLSTTPATPVISATAETPASPDTTTPASPLSPISPLTLTTDENQLPLGTDSEPMTTQMDSVSDAEPMERPLNASGPRVNGLAKNHGSHRSRRHSKSSRVSGRERKAMKVLPVVVGVFLACWTPFFVVHVTNVLCLSCRIEPSLISVVTWLGYVNSAVNPIIYTAFNAEFRNVFHKLLCCRT
- the drd4-rs gene encoding dopamine receptor D4 related sequence isoform X2 gives rise to the protein MVNLTPSATPWAEYVPPGGYNYLALVCGVPLILIIILGNVLVCLSVLTERSLKTATNYFIVSLAVADLLLAVLVLPLYVYSEFLGGMWTLSMSICDALMTMDVMLCTASILNLCAISVDRYIAVVVPLKYNRNQFSMRQLVLIGATWFLSLTVASPVIFGLNRVPGRNKHVCKLEDDRFVVYSSICSFFVPCPVMLFLYYWMFRGLRRWSSGRSRSHFRRPARGPQSLSLRLGMALQRDKGQARDKGVYLVPGGHNPNSLSTTPATPVISATAETPASPDTTTPASPLSPISPLTLTTDENQLPLGTDSEPMTTQMDSVSDAEPMERPLNASGPRVNGLAKNHGSHRSRRHSKSSRVSGRERKAMKVLPVVVELSPL
- the drd4-rs gene encoding dopamine receptor D4 related sequence isoform X1 codes for the protein MVNLTPSATPWAEYVPPGGYNYLALVCGVPLILIIILGNVLVCLSVLTERSLKTATNYFIVSLAVADLLLAVLVLPLYVYSEFLGGMWTLSMSICDALMTMDVMLCTASILNLCAISVDRYIAVVVPLKYNRNQFSMRQLVLIGATWFLSLTVASPVIFGLNRVPGRNKHVCKLEDDRFVVYSSICSFFVPCPVMLFLYYWMFRGLRRWSSGRSRSHFRRPARGPQSLSLRLGMALQRDKGQARDKGVYLVPGGHNPNSLSTTPATPVISATAETPASPDTTTPASPLSPISPLTLTTDENQLPLGTDSEPMTTQMDSVSDAEPMERPLNASGPRVNGLAKNHGSHRSRRHSKSSRVSGRERKAMKVLPVVVGVFLACWTPFFVVHVTNVLCLSCRIEPSLISVVTWLGYVNSAVNPIIYTAFNAEFRNVFHKLLCCRT